A single genomic interval of Electrophorus electricus isolate fEleEle1 chromosome 4, fEleEle1.pri, whole genome shotgun sequence harbors:
- the LOC113580521 gene encoding LOW QUALITY PROTEIN: gastricsin (The sequence of the model RefSeq protein was modified relative to this genomic sequence to represent the inferred CDS: inserted 1 base in 1 codon; deleted 1 base in 1 codon): MMKGLIILVACLVLSEAVIKVPLKRFKSIRETLREKGIHLPYSDPALKYQPPEVLATSTIEPMTNYADSSYYGVISIGTPPQSFQVLFDTGSSNLWVDSIYCNTQACTTHTQFNPRQSTTYQYTSQTFYLPYGAGSLDGVFGYDTVTLSGITITDQEIGLSTSEPGQNFVVAQFDGILGLAYPSLAVGNQIPLVDNMMQKDLLNQNLFAVYLSPNGESGSEVAFGGVDQNMYQGSLYWTPVTSETYWQIGIQGFQVGGQETGWCSRYGGCQAIVDTGTSSLTVPQSYLAYLMQSLGAQQNSYGEYVVDCSQANSLPSLTFTINGVNFPLPPSAYIQETQSGYCTVNIYPTYLPAQNNQPLWXFGDVFLRVYYSVYDRANNQMGFASAV, translated from the exons ATGATGAAAGGTTTGATCATCCTTGTGGCATGTCTCGTCCTCTCCGAGGCAGTCATCAA GGTTCCCCTGAAAAGGTTCAAGTCCATCAGAGAGACACTGAGGGAGAAGGGAATCCATCTACCCTACAGTGATCCAGCCCTCAAATATCAACCTCCTGAGGTCCTGGCCACTTCCACCATTGAGCCCATGACCAACTATGCTGAT TCATCCTACTACGGCGTGATCAGTATCGGCACTCCTCCCCAGTCCTTCCAAGTTCTCTTTGACACAGGTTCTTCCAATCTGTGGGTTGACTCCATCTACTGCAACACCCAGGCATGCA CCACCCACACCCAGTTCAACCCCAGGCAGTCGACCACTTACCAGTACACCTCCCAAACCTTCTACCTGCCCTACGGAGCCGGATCTCTCGATGGCGTTTTTGGTTACGACACAGTCACC CTGTCTGGAATCACCATCACTGATCAGGAGATTGGACTGAGCACCAGCGAGCCAGGCCAGAATTTTGTGGTTGCCCAGTTTGATGGAATCCTTGGTCTGGCCTACCCCTCTCTTGCTGTTGGCAATCAAATTCCTCTCGTAGACAACATGATGCAAAAGGACCTCCTCAATCAAAACTTGTTTGCTGTCTATCTCAGCCC GAATGGTGAGTCTGGCAGTGAGGTGGCTTTCGGTGGTGTGGACCAAAACATGTATCAGGGTTCGCTCTACTGGACACCTGTGACCAGTGAGACCTACTGGCAGATTGGCATTCAAGG GTTTCAGGTAGGAGGACAGGAGACTGGCTGGTGTTCTCGGTATGGTGGCTGCCAAGCCATTGTAGACACTGGTACATCTTCACTGACTGTTCCTCAGTCATACCTGGCTTACCTAATGCAATCTCTTGGAGCACAGCAGAACAGCTATGGAGAG TATGTTGTGGACTGTAGCCAGGCAAACAGTCTCCCTTCTCTGACCTTCACCATAAATGGAGTGAACTTCCCTCTACCTCCCTCTGCCTACATCCAA GAAACTCAGAGTGGC TACTGCACTGTGAACATCTACCCCACCTACCTGCCCGCTCAAAACAACCAGCCCCTTT ATTTTGGAGATGTGTTTCTCAGGGTGTACTACTCTGTGTACGACCGTGCAAACAACCAAATGGGCTTTGCCTCTGCTGTCTGA